One Anthonomus grandis grandis chromosome 13, icAntGran1.3, whole genome shotgun sequence DNA segment encodes these proteins:
- the LOC126744020 gene encoding uncharacterized protein LOC126744020, with product MNMQNVSSLNHFDQSLIKDMPDELLDTSLNNLNTSIFDKSDLFEKETNCRSFFNKDDGLINMESDQDQYHDRDHRTISSNQSNYCSDRKTPDYNLTTLSTVENNLKQNFSSTDERTTTHDGLLINQERNNEYYYNNKSENIPENNLTDEDSSFLDPENTSEYDPENNLSDEDSSLSETDFFAIKPGTRKRKMYLHSKEERDKIKKTQKIQSYKVQESCKCRNKCLDKIPQDMRIKINTKFWNLDYEGRKTFVNMTCQGLPKFLLWNFGI from the exons ATGAACATGCAAAATGTATCATCTCTAAACCATTTTGATCAATCTCTCATAAAGGATATGCCTGACGAACTTCTCGACACAtctttaaataatctaaatacatcaatttttgataaaagtgACCTTTTTGAAAAAGAAACTAACTGCAGAAGCTTTTTTAATAAGg aTGATGGTTTAATAAATATGGAAAGTGACCAAGATCAATACCACGACCGAGACCACCGAACAATCAGCTCCAATCAGTCCAACTACTGCTCTGACCGCAAAACTCCAGACTACAATTTAACCACCTTAAGTACCGtcgaaaataacttaaaacaaaatttcagcAGCACTGATGAGAGAACTACAACACATGATGGTTTGTTAATAAATCAGGAAAGAAACAACGAATactactataataataaatccGAAAATATCCCCGAAAACAACTTAACAGATGAAGATTCTTCTTTCTTGGACCCTGAAAACACATCTGAATATGATCCTGAAAATAACTTAAGTGATGAAGATTCTTCTCTTTCTGAAACCGATTTCTTTGCCATTAAACCAGGGACAAGGAAGAGAAAAATGTATTTGCATTCAAAAGAGGAAAgggacaaaattaaaaaaacccaaaaaattcaGTCATATAAAGTTCAAGAGTCATGTAAATGTCGCAACAAATGCTTAGATAAAATACCTCAAGACATgcgtattaaaataaatacgaaATTTTGGAATTTGGATTATGAGGGTCGAAAAACTTTTGTGAACATGACTTGTCAAGGTTTGCCAAAATTTCTACTTTGGAACTTTGGGATTTAA